The Micromonas commoda chromosome 6, complete sequence genome includes the window CTCCAAGGCGGACGGGCAGTTCAAGAAGACCGCCAACAACCACAAGCTCAGGAAGTATCTCCCGGACTTCAAGTTCACCCCATTTGAGGAGGCGATGGACATCACCGTCAAGTGGTTCCTGGAGAACTATGAGACCGGCGGCGTGAGGAAGTGAGCAAGAGCTGCAAATTTCAGCCCGCGAAGATTCTTTAGATATTGTCAATACAAGCAATGCTGCTGTGCTACTTCGCCTCAGCCTCTGCAGGCGTTTTGGTCTCGCATCTCTGAACGGCGTGAACCCGATCCGTCTGCATTTCCTCCCAGATACACTTGTACACCATGCGCTGGCGGTTGACTGGGTTCTTCCCCTCGAATGCATTCGCAACCACCTGGATACCCACGTGCCTGGCGTCGCCGGACATGTCCACCACGTCGACAAACTGTGCGTCGAGCCCAACGCGAATCTGAGGAGAAAGGAATGGTTAGGTTAGAGGGTTTTGAGACGCTACGCAGCCGCCAGCGAGAGGAGGACGGGTTCAGCCCAGTTGATGTGATATCTCATGCTCACTTTTGCTTTCATCTGCTCGATCAGCGGTCCCGggccgctcgcctcgccaCCGTTCGCCATCCACGCTttcgcgctcgtcgtgaATCGATGGGCCACGCATCGCGAGACATCCGCCTCGTGAAGACGACCCGATGCTGCCAGCTGCGAATGGGAGCTCTGGCTGAGAGAGCCCATGAAAGTAGAACGAACTCTGCTCAGTAGGGTTAGTAATCTGGCTCCGCTGTTGGATGCCATCTTTCTCTTCACGCACGTCGAGTGTGCGTCGTGCAAATGACGTGTCGTCCCAAACAAACACCAACTCGTTTTTCTCCCTGTCGCCCAGAATACACCGCACACGGTGCCGTCCTTGTCATGGGAGAGGACGAGAAAACCCCGGGAGAGACCAGGACGGATGAAAACGCTCCTGGGTACGTCTTAtttcccgccgcccgtcgcgcgatATCCTCGCGTTCCATCGAATCATGCGCTGACGTTTCCTCCCCTCCCGCGTCCTCGGACAGAGCCGGCGGGTTCGGTGGCTTCAAGAAGAAAGGGAAGTTCGGCCGAGGCAACGTGAGAAAACGAACGAAGGAGGATGACTCCGACGAAGACGCAGGGGATGCGGCCACTACTACGATGGCGCAAGTAGAGAAGAGGAAGAAAACGATGGCTCTGGGTGGCTCCACGGCGCGTGACGAGAAGGTAAGCATATTTCGCCCCAAACGTGCCTTCTCCCGTACCTCTCGATTCGCCGCTAGACTGAACGCTCTTTCCTTTACGCGAAGGATAAGCTCAAGGTTTTCACCTTCGAGGGTGACAGGTCGATAcaacagcgcggcgacggaggtgAGTGCGCTACGACTCCCGGTGACTCTTCCCACTCCACCGAGACGAGATCTGAATCCTCTTTCTTTCCCAACGCAGGCGCGACAAAGGAGCTTGAGATCGACACAGAGAAGGATCGGGATGGCCGAGCGATTCGCGAGAAGGTCCTgaagaccgcggcggagagggcggaTGGGTTTGAGGATGACAAGAAATACAGGGGTTTGAACAGCTACGTGGACTACCGGGCGGGTTTCCGCAAAGAGCACTCAATCGCGAGCGAGAAGGGTTCCGGCGCGCACGGCCCGATGCGAGCGTCGTCAAACGTGAGGATGACTTTCATCATGGATTACAAGCCCGACATCTGTAAAGACTATAAGGAGACGGGTTACTGCGGTTTCGGCGACTCCTGTAAATTCCTGCACGATCGCGGTGACTACAA containing:
- a CDS encoding predicted protein → NAGATKELEIDTEKDRDGRAIREKVLKTAAERADGFEDDKKYRGLNSYVDYRAGFRKEHSIASEKGSGAHGPMRASSNVRMTFIMDYKPDICKDYKETGYCGFGDSCKFLHDRGDYKQGWQLDKEWEEKEKQRKAALAKLEQMERNMGEDGVCVPLEDDEDDEEDGIPPACPICEKTWDAIRDPVVTKCKHYFCEHCALRHNAKEKACFVCHRPTGGTFNTAKEIVKRVKEM
- a CDS encoding BolA like protein (Also found in CCMP1545, where it is probably as part of a fused gene.), which encodes MGSLSQSSHSQLAASGRLHEADVSRCVAHRFTTSAKAWMANGGEASGPGPLIEQMKAKIRVGLDAQFVDVVDMSGDARHVGIQVVANAFEGKNPVNRQRMVYKCIWEEMQTDRVHAVQRCETKTPAEAEAK